One segment of Bradyrhizobium sp. CB2312 DNA contains the following:
- the urtC gene encoding urea ABC transporter permease subunit UrtC — protein sequence MTPHMLTRSLDRGATIFLAIVAACGILIPLSNLLLPAGSFLQVPTYLVALWGKYVCYAILALAIDLIWGYCGILSLGHGAFFALGGYAMGMYLMRQIGTRGVYGNPILPDFMVFLNWEKLPWYWYGFDMFWFAALMVLVVPGLLAFCFGWLAFRSRVTGVYLSIITQAMTYALLLAFFRNDFGFGGNNGLTDFKDILGFNVQAEGTRAALFALSCLALIVGFLICRAIVSSKLGKVLIAVRDAESRTRFLGYRVESYKLFVFTVSACMAGVAGALYVPQVGIINPSEFAPGNSIEAVIWVAVGGRGTLVGAALGAVVVNYAKTFFTSGVLAPYWLFMLGALFILVTLLLPKGIVGTFNAWWDQSKEKRAATTASAAAEDGVTQPKMAE from the coding sequence ATGACCCCTCACATGCTGACCCGATCGCTGGACCGCGGCGCGACCATCTTCCTCGCGATCGTCGCGGCCTGCGGCATCCTCATCCCGCTCTCCAACCTGCTGCTGCCGGCAGGCTCGTTCCTGCAGGTGCCGACCTATCTGGTCGCGCTCTGGGGCAAATATGTCTGCTACGCAATCCTCGCGCTCGCGATCGATCTGATCTGGGGCTATTGCGGCATCCTCTCGCTCGGCCACGGCGCCTTCTTCGCGCTCGGCGGCTACGCCATGGGCATGTATCTGATGCGGCAGATCGGCACCCGCGGCGTTTACGGCAATCCGATCCTGCCCGACTTCATGGTGTTCCTAAACTGGGAGAAGCTGCCCTGGTACTGGTACGGCTTCGACATGTTCTGGTTCGCGGCGCTGATGGTGCTGGTTGTGCCCGGCCTGCTCGCCTTCTGCTTCGGCTGGCTCGCCTTCCGCTCCCGCGTCACCGGCGTGTACCTGTCGATCATCACGCAGGCGATGACCTATGCGCTGCTGCTTGCCTTCTTCCGCAACGACTTTGGTTTTGGCGGCAATAACGGCCTCACCGACTTCAAGGACATCCTGGGCTTCAACGTGCAGGCGGAGGGCACCCGCGCCGCCTTGTTCGCGCTGAGCTGCCTGGCGCTGATCGTGGGCTTCCTGATCTGCCGTGCCATCGTCTCGTCCAAGCTCGGCAAGGTCTTGATCGCCGTGCGCGATGCGGAATCGCGCACGCGCTTCCTCGGCTACCGCGTCGAATCCTACAAGCTGTTCGTCTTTACGGTGTCGGCGTGCATGGCCGGCGTCGCCGGCGCGCTCTACGTGCCGCAGGTCGGCATCATCAATCCATCCGAATTCGCCCCCGGCAATTCGATCGAGGCGGTGATCTGGGTTGCGGTCGGTGGCCGCGGCACGCTGGTCGGCGCTGCGCTCGGCGCCGTCGTCGTCAACTACGCCAAGACGTTCTTCACCTCGGGCGTGCTCGCGCCGTACTGGCTGTTCATGCTGGGTGCGCTGTTCATCCTGGTGACGCTGCTGCTGCCGAAGGGCATCGTCGGCACCTTCAACGCCTGGTGGGACCAGTCGAAGGAAAAGCGCGCCGCGACCACGGCGAGCGCTGCGGCCGAAGACGGCGTCACCCAACCGAAGATGGCGGAGTAA
- the urtD gene encoding urea ABC transporter ATP-binding protein UrtD — MNVMDTRATSAMLYLDGVHVSFDGFHAINNLSLTLGPGEMRAIIGPNGAGKTTMMDIITGKTKPDEGTVLFDGVTDLTRLDETRIAELGIGRKFQKPTVFESQTVQDNLLLALNVDHSVKGTLFWRGSKAESERIDKVLETIRLTDARNRLAGSLSHGQKQWLEIGMLLAQDPKLLLVDEPVAGMTDVETHLTAELLKEINKTHTVMVVEHDMTFVRELGVKVTCLHEGTVLAEGTIDQVSSNERVIEVYLGR; from the coding sequence ATGAACGTCATGGACACCCGCGCGACTTCCGCGATGCTTTACCTGGACGGCGTGCACGTCTCGTTCGACGGCTTCCACGCCATCAACAATTTGTCGCTGACGCTCGGGCCCGGCGAGATGCGCGCCATCATCGGCCCGAACGGCGCCGGCAAGACCACGATGATGGACATCATCACCGGCAAGACCAAGCCGGACGAGGGCACCGTGCTGTTCGACGGCGTCACCGATTTGACGCGGCTCGACGAGACCCGCATCGCCGAGCTCGGTATCGGCCGCAAATTCCAGAAGCCGACCGTATTCGAGAGCCAGACCGTGCAGGACAATCTGCTGTTGGCGCTCAATGTCGACCACAGCGTCAAGGGCACGTTGTTCTGGCGCGGCAGCAAGGCGGAATCCGAGCGCATCGACAAGGTGTTGGAGACGATCCGCCTCACCGACGCGCGCAACCGCCTCGCTGGCAGCCTCAGCCACGGCCAGAAGCAATGGCTCGAGATCGGCATGCTGCTGGCGCAGGATCCGAAGCTGCTCCTCGTCGACGAGCCCGTCGCGGGAATGACCGATGTCGAGACGCATCTCACCGCCGAGCTCCTGAAAGAGATCAACAAGACCCACACCGTGATGGTCGTCGAGCACGACATGACCTTCGTGCGCGAGCTCGGCGTCAAGGTCACCTGCCTGCACGAGGGCACCGTGCTCGCGGAAGGAACCATCGACCAGGTCTCGTCCAACGAGCGGGTCATCGAAGTCTATCTGGGACGCTGA
- a CDS encoding putative quinol monooxygenase, with product MIYVVATLTIKPETRAEFIAAATACIKETRKEPGNIAYDLHESVTDPSKMVFVEQWENAEALVPHRGMEHMKTFGRVAVKCFTAPPKIEVITPEKVEVR from the coding sequence GTGATCTACGTCGTTGCCACCCTGACCATCAAGCCCGAGACGCGCGCCGAATTCATTGCAGCCGCCACCGCCTGCATCAAGGAGACGCGGAAGGAGCCCGGCAATATCGCCTATGATTTGCACGAGAGCGTCACCGATCCCAGCAAGATGGTGTTCGTCGAGCAGTGGGAGAATGCCGAGGCGCTGGTGCCGCATCGCGGCATGGAGCACATGAAGACATTCGGCCGCGTCGCGGTGAAGTGCTTCACGGCGCCACCGAAGATCGAGGTGATCACGCCCGAGAAGGTCGAAGTACGGTAA
- a CDS encoding urease subunit beta, protein MIPGELFIQDGEIELNAGRKTVTLTVANTGDRPIQVGSHYHFFETNPALKFDRKKARGMRLDIAAGTAVRFEPGQTRDVQLVAMAGKKTIYGFRGDVMGKL, encoded by the coding sequence ATGATCCCCGGCGAACTCTTCATCCAGGACGGCGAGATCGAGCTCAATGCCGGCCGCAAGACCGTGACGCTGACGGTCGCCAACACCGGCGACCGGCCGATCCAGGTCGGCTCGCACTACCATTTCTTCGAGACCAACCCGGCGCTGAAGTTCGACCGCAAGAAAGCCCGCGGCATGCGCCTCGACATCGCCGCCGGCACCGCCGTCCGCTTCGAACCCGGCCAGACCCGCGACGTCCAGCTCGTCGCGATGGCCGGCAAGAAGACCATCTACGGCTTCCGCGGCGACGTCATGGGGAAGCTGTGA
- the urtE gene encoding urea ABC transporter ATP-binding subunit UrtE, translated as MLEVKDINLFYGAAQALRGVSISAEPGKVTCVLGRNGVGKTSLLRAIVGQYPISSGAIVLDGSDITGLKPYERARKGIGFVPQGREIFPLLTVEENLKTGFGPLKREDKHIPDDVFSLFPVLQSMLGRRGGDLSGGQQQQLAIGRALVMRPKLLLLDEPTEGIQPSIIKDIGRAISYLRNLGNIAIVLVEQYLDFACELGDSFAVMDRGAVKFTCDRSNLDPSEISRQMAL; from the coding sequence ATGCTTGAGGTCAAGGACATCAACCTGTTCTACGGCGCGGCGCAGGCGCTGCGCGGCGTCTCGATTTCGGCCGAGCCCGGCAAGGTGACCTGCGTGCTCGGTCGCAACGGCGTCGGCAAGACCTCGCTGCTGCGCGCCATAGTCGGGCAGTACCCGATCTCCTCGGGTGCGATCGTGCTCGACGGCAGCGACATCACCGGCCTCAAACCCTATGAGCGCGCTCGCAAGGGCATCGGCTTCGTGCCACAGGGCCGCGAGATCTTTCCGCTTTTGACGGTCGAGGAGAACCTCAAGACCGGCTTCGGCCCGCTGAAGCGCGAGGACAAGCACATTCCGGACGACGTGTTCTCGCTGTTTCCGGTGTTGCAATCCATGCTCGGCCGCCGCGGCGGCGACCTCTCCGGCGGCCAGCAGCAGCAGCTCGCGATCGGCCGCGCGCTGGTGATGCGGCCAAAACTGCTGCTGCTCGACGAGCCGACCGAGGGCATCCAGCCCTCGATCATCAAGGACATCGGCCGCGCCATCTCGTATCTCCGCAACCTCGGCAACATCGCCATCGTGCTGGTCGAACAATATCTCGACTTTGCCTGCGAACTCGGCGACAGTTTTGCCGTGATGGATCGCGGCGCGGTGAAGTTCACTTGCGACCGCTCCAATCTCGACCCGAGCGAGATCAGCCGCCAGATGGCGCTGTAG
- a CDS encoding urease accessory protein UreD produces the protein MRSELSVTSGVFEANRARGAVRFDVHARDGVTRRGALHESGSLRVRFPSPEGEGLSGVFVNTAGGVAGGDRFDIEISAADAARLTLTTAAAEKVYRAPGAAAQLNIGLKVAAGAHLAWLPQETILFDRARVHRRFDIELDEAASLLLCEIVVFGRTAMGERMEQGEFVDRWRLRRGGRLVFAETVRLDGDIGAKLGRSAIAKGGAAIGTALIVPGDEALVEKIRAASDSFSGEVGISAWNGFAMARFCAQDAARLRDDMMAVLARTGAALPRLWLN, from the coding sequence ATGCGCAGCGAGCTATCAGTCACATCAGGAGTTTTCGAAGCGAACCGCGCCCGCGGCGCGGTGCGCTTCGACGTGCATGCCCGCGATGGCGTCACGCGGCGCGGCGCCTTGCATGAATCCGGCTCGCTGCGCGTACGGTTTCCGTCACCAGAAGGCGAGGGGCTGTCCGGCGTGTTCGTCAACACGGCCGGCGGGGTTGCCGGCGGCGATCGTTTTGATATCGAGATCTCGGCCGCCGACGCTGCACGTCTGACGTTGACCACGGCGGCCGCTGAAAAGGTCTATCGCGCGCCCGGCGCAGCGGCGCAGCTCAATATCGGCTTGAAGGTCGCCGCAGGCGCGCATCTTGCCTGGCTGCCCCAGGAGACGATCCTGTTCGATCGCGCCCGGGTCCATCGCCGTTTCGACATCGAGCTCGACGAGGCCGCTTCGCTCCTGCTTTGTGAAATTGTCGTATTCGGCCGCACCGCGATGGGCGAGCGGATGGAGCAAGGCGAGTTCGTCGACCGCTGGCGGCTACGCCGCGGCGGCAGGCTGGTGTTCGCCGAGACCGTCAGGCTCGACGGCGATATCGGCGCCAAACTTGGCCGGTCCGCCATCGCCAAAGGCGGCGCCGCGATCGGCACGGCGCTGATCGTCCCTGGCGATGAGGCCCTGGTCGAAAAAATCCGCGCGGCCTCGGATTCATTCTCCGGCGAGGTCGGAATCTCCGCCTGGAATGGCTTTGCAATGGCGCGGTTCTGTGCCCAAGATGCGGCGCGTTTGCGCGACGACATGATGGCCGTGCTGGCGCGCACCGGTGCCGCCTTGCCGCGGCTCTGGTTGAATTGA
- the ureG gene encoding urease accessory protein UreG: MSKSHGPLRVGVGGPVGSGKTALMDLLCKTMRERYDIAAITNDIYTKWDAEFLVRSGSLTPDRIAGVETGGCPHTAIREDASMNLAAVADMRAKFPGLDLVLIESGGDNLAATFSPELADLTIYVIDVAAGDKIPSKGGPGITRSDLLVINKIDLAPHVGASLEKMDTDARRMRGERPFVMTNLKKSEGLDRIVAFIEAKGGLKRAG; this comes from the coding sequence ATGTCGAAATCCCACGGCCCCTTGCGTGTCGGCGTCGGCGGCCCCGTCGGATCGGGCAAGACTGCGCTGATGGACCTGCTCTGCAAGACCATGCGCGAGCGCTATGACATCGCCGCGATCACCAACGACATCTACACCAAATGGGATGCGGAATTCCTTGTGCGATCGGGCTCGCTGACGCCGGACCGCATCGCCGGCGTCGAGACCGGCGGCTGCCCGCACACGGCGATCCGCGAGGACGCCTCGATGAATCTCGCCGCGGTCGCCGACATGCGCGCGAAATTCCCGGGGCTCGATCTCGTGCTGATCGAATCCGGCGGCGACAATCTCGCTGCCACTTTTTCCCCCGAGCTGGCCGACCTCACCATCTACGTCATCGACGTGGCGGCCGGCGACAAGATCCCGTCCAAAGGCGGCCCCGGCATCACACGGTCCGACCTGCTGGTCATCAACAAGATCGACCTCGCGCCCCATGTCGGTGCCTCCCTGGAAAAGATGGATACGGACGCACGCCGCATGCGCGGCGAGCGCCCCTTCGTCATGACCAACCTGAAGAAAAGCGAGGGGCTCGATCGCATCGTCGCCTTCATCGAGGCCAAAGGCGGCCTGAAACGGGCGGGCTGA
- a CDS encoding HD domain-containing protein translates to MLSPIRLISEAAEFAARRHNGMARKGRGNEPYINHLAEVANLLASATDGADAELVAAGWLHDAIEDTDTTREELAQTFSERVASLVVECTDDMSLPKAERRQKQIEDAPHKSPGAKLIKIADKVSNIGARIQSDPTNEEREDLADYTGWAEQVVAGCRGGNPWLDTKFDDTVKAARALL, encoded by the coding sequence ATGCTGTCGCCAATCCGCCTCATCTCCGAAGCTGCTGAATTCGCTGCGCGCCGCCACAACGGCATGGCGCGCAAGGGGCGCGGCAACGAGCCCTATATCAATCATCTCGCAGAGGTCGCGAACCTGCTTGCGAGCGCGACCGACGGCGCCGATGCCGAGCTGGTCGCGGCAGGCTGGCTGCACGATGCGATCGAGGACACCGACACCACACGCGAGGAGCTCGCGCAGACATTCTCCGAGCGTGTCGCCTCGCTCGTCGTCGAATGCACCGACGACATGAGCCTGCCGAAAGCCGAGCGGCGGCAGAAGCAGATCGAGGACGCTCCGCACAAATCTCCGGGCGCCAAGCTGATCAAGATCGCCGACAAGGTCAGCAATATCGGCGCGCGGATTCAGTCCGATCCGACCAACGAGGAGCGCGAGGACCTCGCCGACTACACCGGCTGGGCCGAGCAGGTCGTCGCCGGCTGTCGCGGCGGCAATCCATGGCTCGACACCAAATTCGACGATACCGTGAAAGCAGCGAGGGCTTTGCTGTGA
- the ureE gene encoding urease accessory protein UreE, protein MIRATQVKGQHRFTEAPADTVVLDFDDRHRRRMAMTGTRGLEFLLDLENAVALRGGDALMLEDGRLIEVVAAPEPLLEIRGRDPHHLIRVGWHLGNRHLPTQIMAKALRIRRDHVIEAMVKGLGARVVEIEAPFDPEGGAYADAGHAHGHDDHAHHDHAHHDHGHHHHDHGHDHHDHHGHDHHRHDHAAHDHGHDHHHHHGEHCDHPDHHHGHKHAHDHK, encoded by the coding sequence ATGATCCGGGCGACGCAGGTTAAGGGACAGCACCGCTTCACGGAAGCGCCAGCGGACACCGTCGTGCTCGATTTCGACGATCGGCACCGCCGCCGCATGGCGATGACGGGGACGCGGGGGCTCGAATTCCTGCTCGACCTGGAGAACGCCGTCGCGTTGCGCGGCGGCGATGCGCTGATGCTGGAGGACGGACGGCTGATCGAGGTGGTCGCGGCGCCGGAGCCGCTGCTCGAGATCCGCGGCCGCGATCCGCACCATCTCATCCGCGTCGGCTGGCACCTCGGCAATCGCCATCTGCCGACGCAGATCATGGCCAAGGCCTTGCGCATCCGCCGCGACCACGTCATCGAGGCCATGGTGAAGGGGCTCGGGGCGCGTGTGGTCGAGATCGAGGCGCCGTTCGATCCCGAAGGCGGCGCCTATGCCGATGCAGGTCATGCGCATGGGCACGATGATCACGCCCATCACGATCACGCACACCACGATCACGGGCATCACCACCACGATCATGGTCACGACCACCACGATCATCACGGCCACGACCACCATCGCCATGATCATGCCGCGCACGACCATGGTCACGATCACCACCATCACCACGGCGAGCATTGCGACCACCCAGACCATCACCACGGCCACAAGCATGCTCATGACCACAAATGA
- a CDS encoding HWE histidine kinase domain-containing protein: MVRLGFIIGFIALLGALLSGLAAYRVHDQELALDRIALARAIDVHASLVQDRLTERELLARVASGLFRTPSVLKPSMLEPLRSAIYAFKTDFVVAGWVARLQPNELAAAQAAIAAAGFPRPEIRDYNDKPITGLTQPIDVLMDLEPRSDETKMLPGRSYDQDPVRSAMLTRARVEKRSVASDPVPLLQANGPIGVIVAAPVIPEGATVPVGFVTFSYELASLMLTNDDMSLFSVALKDPRREGGELIANDQGVVSTRRAAADGPAPSATRTVSFGGRDWQLSYYAKTNSARRAEQTAIIVAAIGFAITAMVCGLFGYVAYNNLRLSREIQVRIGFERRLTAVIDELNHRVKNILAVIQSIVTRTLRHGSDIDVARELLIGRIHAMSNVVSLLSESQWQGVKLKGLFEARAIPHADRIAVTGPDIAVSARAAQSLSLLFFELASHSDEGLSLVGKHPHITANWTVTGEAPDEVFHFRWEEFNTSEATRRPDSDFGLILLDRVAPEALGGTAKRFFTDVSYVYELTAPMETVVDMTERDRTDKLSAPVRPVR, from the coding sequence GTGGTCCGGCTGGGTTTCATCATCGGTTTCATCGCTCTGCTCGGAGCCTTGCTCTCCGGGCTGGCGGCCTATCGCGTTCACGACCAGGAGCTGGCGCTGGACCGGATCGCGCTCGCGCGTGCGATCGACGTTCATGCCAGCCTTGTTCAGGACCGGCTGACCGAGCGTGAGCTGCTCGCGCGCGTCGCCTCAGGCCTGTTCCGCACGCCATCGGTGCTCAAGCCAAGCATGCTGGAGCCGCTGCGCTCGGCCATCTATGCCTTCAAGACCGATTTCGTTGTGGCCGGCTGGGTTGCCCGCCTTCAGCCGAACGAGCTCGCAGCGGCGCAGGCCGCGATCGCGGCCGCCGGTTTCCCGAGGCCTGAGATCCGCGACTACAACGACAAGCCGATCACCGGCCTCACCCAGCCGATCGACGTGCTGATGGATCTCGAGCCGCGCAGCGATGAGACCAAGATGCTGCCCGGCCGCAGCTATGATCAGGACCCGGTGCGCAGCGCGATGCTCACCCGCGCGCGGGTCGAGAAGAGGTCGGTCGCCTCCGACCCGGTGCCGCTCCTGCAAGCGAACGGGCCGATCGGCGTGATCGTCGCAGCTCCGGTCATTCCCGAAGGCGCGACCGTGCCGGTCGGCTTCGTCACATTTTCTTACGAACTCGCCTCGCTGATGCTGACCAATGACGACATGTCGTTGTTCTCGGTCGCGCTCAAGGATCCGCGCAGGGAAGGCGGCGAGCTGATCGCCAACGACCAGGGCGTGGTCTCGACGCGCAGGGCGGCGGCGGACGGGCCGGCGCCGTCGGCGACGCGCACGGTGAGCTTCGGTGGCCGTGACTGGCAGCTCAGCTACTACGCCAAGACCAACTCGGCGCGCCGCGCCGAGCAGACCGCGATCATCGTGGCCGCGATCGGCTTTGCCATCACCGCGATGGTGTGCGGCCTGTTCGGCTATGTCGCCTACAACAATCTGCGGCTCAGCCGCGAAATCCAGGTGCGGATCGGCTTCGAGCGCCGGCTGACCGCCGTCATCGACGAGCTCAACCACCGGGTCAAGAACATCCTTGCGGTGATCCAGTCGATCGTGACGCGGACACTGCGTCACGGCTCGGACATCGACGTCGCGCGCGAGCTTTTGATCGGCCGCATCCACGCCATGTCCAACGTGGTCTCGCTGCTCAGCGAGAGCCAGTGGCAGGGCGTCAAGCTGAAGGGCCTGTTCGAGGCGCGGGCCATCCCGCATGCGGACCGCATCGCCGTCACCGGTCCCGACATCGCGGTCAGCGCGCGCGCGGCGCAGAGCCTGTCGCTGTTGTTCTTCGAGCTTGCCTCGCATTCCGACGAGGGCCTGTCGCTCGTCGGCAAGCATCCGCACATCACCGCCAACTGGACGGTGACGGGCGAGGCGCCCGACGAGGTCTTCCATTTCCGCTGGGAGGAGTTCAACACCAGCGAGGCGACGCGCCGCCCGGATTCCGATTTCGGCCTGATCCTGCTCGACCGCGTCGCGCCCGAGGCGCTCGGCGGCACCGCCAAGCGCTTTTTCACCGACGTCTCCTATGTCTATGAGTTGACCGCGCCGATGGAAACGGTGGTCGACATGACCGAGCGCGATCGCACCGACAAGCTCTCGGCGCCGGTAAGGCCTGTGCGCTAG
- the ureC gene encoding urease subunit alpha: MTSRISRRVYADMFGPTTGDRVRLADTDLIIEVEKDFTTYGEEVKFGGGKVIRDGMGQSQVTNKQGAADTVITNALIVDHWGIVKADVAIKDGMISAIGKAGNPDIQPGVTIIIGPGTDVIAGEGKILTAGGFDSHIHFICPQQIEHALMSGVTSMLGGGTGPSHGTFATTCTPGPWHIGRMIQSFDAFPVNLGISGKGNASRPAALVEMIKAGACALKLHEDWGTTPAAIDNCLSVADDYDIQVMLHSDTLNESGFVEDTIKAFKGRTIHAFHTEGAGGGHAPDIIKVAGLKNVLPSSTNPTRPFTRNTIDEHLDMLMVCHHLDPSIAEDLAFAESRIRKETIAAEDILHDLGALSMMSSDSQAMGRLGEVIIRTWQTADKMKKQRGSLPQDKGKDNDNFRVKRYIAKYTINPAIAHGVSKLIGSVEKGKLADLVLWSPAFFGVKPDCVVKGGTIVAAPMGDPNASIPTPQPVHYQPMFGAFGKARTASSVVFTSKAAVTGGLARKLGIEKKLYAVQNTRGKISKKSMIHNDATPDIEVDPETYEVRADGELLTCAPADVLPMAQRYFMY; encoded by the coding sequence ATGACATCCAGGATTTCCCGACGCGTCTATGCCGACATGTTCGGCCCGACCACCGGCGACAGGGTGCGGCTCGCCGACACCGACCTCATCATCGAGGTGGAGAAGGATTTCACCACCTATGGCGAGGAGGTGAAGTTCGGCGGCGGCAAGGTGATCCGCGACGGCATGGGGCAGTCGCAGGTCACCAACAAGCAGGGCGCGGCCGACACCGTCATCACCAATGCGCTGATCGTCGATCATTGGGGCATCGTGAAAGCCGACGTCGCGATCAAGGACGGCATGATCTCGGCGATCGGCAAGGCCGGCAATCCCGACATCCAGCCGGGCGTCACCATCATTATCGGCCCCGGCACCGACGTGATCGCGGGCGAAGGAAAAATCCTGACCGCCGGCGGCTTCGACAGCCACATCCACTTCATTTGCCCGCAGCAGATCGAGCACGCGCTGATGTCCGGCGTCACCTCGATGCTGGGCGGCGGCACTGGTCCCTCGCACGGCACCTTCGCAACGACCTGCACGCCGGGGCCGTGGCACATCGGGCGGATGATCCAGTCGTTCGATGCCTTCCCGGTCAATCTCGGCATCTCCGGCAAGGGCAACGCCTCGCGTCCCGCTGCGCTGGTCGAGATGATCAAGGCCGGCGCTTGTGCGCTGAAGCTGCACGAGGACTGGGGCACGACGCCGGCCGCGATCGACAATTGCCTGTCGGTCGCCGATGATTACGACATCCAGGTCATGCTGCATTCCGATACGCTGAACGAATCCGGCTTCGTCGAGGACACGATCAAGGCCTTCAAGGGCCGCACCATCCACGCCTTCCACACCGAAGGTGCCGGCGGCGGTCACGCCCCTGACATCATCAAGGTCGCAGGGCTCAAGAACGTGCTGCCGTCCTCGACCAACCCGACGCGGCCCTTCACCCGCAACACCATCGACGAGCATCTCGACATGCTGATGGTGTGCCACCACCTCGATCCGTCGATCGCGGAAGACCTGGCGTTCGCGGAAAGCCGCATCCGCAAGGAGACCATCGCGGCGGAGGACATCCTGCACGATCTCGGCGCGCTCTCGATGATGTCCTCGGATTCGCAGGCCATGGGCCGTCTCGGCGAGGTCATCATCCGCACCTGGCAGACCGCGGACAAGATGAAGAAGCAGCGCGGGTCGCTGCCGCAGGACAAGGGCAAGGACAACGACAACTTTCGCGTCAAGCGCTACATCGCCAAGTATACGATCAACCCGGCGATTGCGCATGGCGTGTCAAAATTGATCGGCTCGGTGGAGAAGGGCAAGCTTGCCGATCTCGTGCTGTGGTCGCCGGCCTTCTTCGGCGTCAAGCCGGACTGCGTCGTCAAGGGCGGCACCATCGTTGCCGCGCCCATGGGCGATCCCAACGCCTCGATTCCGACGCCGCAGCCGGTGCATTACCAGCCGATGTTCGGCGCCTTCGGCAAGGCGCGCACCGCGTCCTCCGTCGTCTTTACCTCGAAAGCCGCGGTCACCGGCGGCCTCGCGCGAAAGCTCGGCATCGAGAAGAAGCTCTATGCGGTCCAGAACACCCGCGGAAAGATCTCCAAGAAGAGCATGATCCACAACGACGCCACGCCCGATATCGAGGTCGATCCGGAGACCTATGAGGTCCGCGCCGACGGCGAACTCCTCACCTGCGCCCCCGCCGATGTGCTGCCGATGGCGCAGCGATATTTCATGTACTGA
- a CDS encoding urease subunit gamma — protein sequence MNLSPREKDKLLISMAAIVARRRLDRGVKLNHPEAIAIISDFILEGARDGRTVAELMQSGAQVLTRDQVMPGIPEMIHDIQVEATFPDGTKLVTVHEPIR from the coding sequence ATGAACCTGTCTCCCCGCGAAAAGGACAAGCTTCTGATCTCGATGGCCGCCATCGTGGCCCGGCGCCGGCTGGATCGCGGCGTCAAGCTCAACCATCCGGAGGCGATCGCGATCATCTCCGATTTCATTCTCGAGGGCGCGCGCGACGGCCGCACCGTCGCCGAGTTGATGCAATCCGGCGCGCAGGTGCTCACCCGCGACCAGGTGATGCCGGGCATTCCCGAGATGATCCACGACATCCAGGTCGAGGCGACCTTTCCGGACGGCACCAAGCTCGTCACCGTGCACGAGCCGATCAGGTGA
- a CDS encoding urease accessory protein UreF — protein MLMTTNEPASAGDLAAREAAALYRLMTWLSPAFPVGGFSYSSGIEWAVEAGDITDVATLADWLEAMLADGSGFCDATFLVHAYRAAEAGEDAALNDIAELAAAYVPSRERQLETTSQGRAFVDIARAAWNADGLDAVVGACRAPLVYPVAVGVVAAMHGVALAPTLHAFLHALVSNWISAASRLIPLGQTDSQRVLVKLEANVAATANRSLNATLDDLGSATFRADLASLRHETQYTRLFRS, from the coding sequence ATGCTCATGACCACAAATGAGCCGGCCAGTGCCGGTGACCTTGCCGCGCGCGAGGCGGCGGCGCTATACCGGCTGATGACCTGGCTGTCGCCGGCGTTTCCCGTCGGCGGCTTCTCCTATTCCAGCGGCATCGAATGGGCGGTCGAGGCAGGCGATATCACCGACGTCGCGACGCTCGCCGACTGGCTCGAGGCGATGCTCGCCGATGGCTCCGGCTTTTGCGATGCGACCTTTCTGGTCCACGCTTATCGTGCCGCCGAAGCGGGTGAAGATGCCGCCTTGAACGATATTGCCGAGCTCGCCGCGGCCTACGTGCCGTCGCGGGAGCGGCAGCTGGAGACGACCTCGCAGGGGCGCGCCTTCGTCGACATCGCCCGGGCCGCGTGGAATGCCGACGGCCTGGATGCCGTGGTTGGGGCATGCCGTGCGCCGCTGGTCTATCCTGTCGCCGTCGGCGTGGTCGCAGCGATGCACGGCGTTGCGCTGGCACCGACACTGCACGCCTTCCTGCATGCACTGGTCTCGAACTGGATCTCGGCGGCAAGCCGCCTCATTCCGCTCGGCCAGACCGACAGTCAGCGCGTGCTGGTGAAGCTGGAAGCCAATGTGGCTGCCACCGCCAATCGATCGCTGAATGCGACACTGGACGATCTCGGCAGCGCGACGTTCCGCGCCGATCTCGCCAGCCTGCGCCACGAGACACAATACACGCGGCTGTTCCGTTCGTGA